A stretch of Vespula vulgaris chromosome 5, iyVesVulg1.1, whole genome shotgun sequence DNA encodes these proteins:
- the LOC127064026 gene encoding sodium/potassium/calcium exchanger 4-like isoform X2 encodes MNNGLKFFVLSTVIFVGYLSTCLQLVQAHRNDNAELVIKEIEENQKNCMPRSINDFPKDIFTPEQREKGAALLHAFFGFYCFLLTAFVCNDYLLPALDCICSGLNISADVAGATFLATASCFPELFVSVVGTFLTESDLGVGTVVGSAVFNTFATTACGALSAIKGIQLEWQILSRDCIIYVISVGSLVLVMWDGLITWYEATIFMVLFVGYLVLLFSGEGITRWYKKIKHLCWNGTEFSEESVTSKPTTDPMVHGMYKPYVHGELIAEYRKKSITKMAEIKSTNKNFEEPLENNEELVDYVEPDTPFVLPKGNSLMKLWFYFTWPLRISLFVTIPDTRYKRFRSWYLLTFFICTMWIVVSSYMVSWMMTVVGDTMGIPDSVMGITFLSAGGNMPELVSIVILSRQGNGDMAMSNTLGANTLDILLCLGLPWLIKTLMSGKDVEIVSGALSYSVLSIIICVICFYSVTAFYKFKLNKKVGAVCLVMYAIFLIFAISVELNVFFHVNWPMCDR; translated from the exons AACTGGTGATCAAGGAGATCGaggaaaatcagaaaaattgTATGCCTCGTTCGATCAATGACTTCCCAAAAGACATCTTTACGCCGGAACAACGTGAAAAGGGGGCGGCTCTGCTACACGCATTCTTCGGCTTTTATTGCTTTTTATTGACTGCTTTCGTCTGTAACGATTATCTCTTACCAGCACTCGATTGCATCTGTTCGGGATTGAATATCTCAGCTGATGTTGCTGGTGCCACATTTCTTGCTACTGCCAGCTGTTTTCCCGAATTATTCGTCAGTGTCGTTGGTACCTTCTTAACTGAATCTGACCTTGGAGTTGGTACCGTAGTTGGTAGTGCAGTATTCAATACTTTTGCTACTACAGCCTGTGGAGCACTTTCAGCAATAAAA GGTATACAGCTAGAATGGCAAATACTGTCGCGCGATTGCATAATCTACGTGATATCCGTTGGTTCGTTGGTATTGGTTATGTGGGACGGCCTGATCACCTGGTACGAAGCAACAATCTTCATGGTATTGTTCGTTGGTTATTTGGTCCTTCTGTTCAGTGGCGAAGGGATCACACGTTGGTATAAGAAGATCAAACATCTTTGTTGGAACGGTACCGAATTTTCGGAAGAAAGTG tGACTTCAAAGCCGACGACCGATCCTATGGTGCACGGTATGTACAAGCCATATGTTCACGGTGAACTAATTGCCGAATACAGGAAAAAGAGCATCACGAAGATGGCCGAAATTAAATCGACTAATAAGAATTTCGAGGAACCACTGGAGAATAACGAGGAATTGGTCGATTATGTTGAACCAG ataCGCCGTTCGTTTTACCGAAAGGTAATTCACTAATGAAGTTATGGTTTTACTTTACCTGGCCTTTAAGGATCTCCCTATTTGTCACCATACCAGACACCAGATATAAAAGATTTCGTTCGTGGTAccttttaacttttttcatttgtacCATGTGGATCGTAGTATCATCTTATATGGTATCTTGGATGATGACAGTCGTCGGGGACACCATGGGAATCCCTGATTCCGTTATGGGTATAACGTTTCTATCGGCTGGTGGTAACATGCCCGAGCTTGTTTCGATCGTTATCCTTTCCAGACAAG GTAATGGTGACATGGCAATGAGCAACACGTTGGGTGCTAATACTCTTGATATTCTTCTGTGTTTGGGTCTACCATGGCTGATAAAAACTTTAATGTCGGGCAAAGACGTCGAAATCGTATCCGGTGCTCTCTCTTATAGTGTCTTATCAATAATCATTTGCGTTATATGCTTCTACTCGGTCACAgctttttacaaatttaagcTGAACAAAAAAGTTGGCGCCGTTTGTCTTGTAATGTAcgcaatatttcttatatttgcTATATCGGTTGAATTGAACGTATTCTTTCACGTTAATTGGCCGATGTGCGATCGATAG
- the LOC127064029 gene encoding voltage-gated potassium channel subunit beta-2 isoform X2 codes for MSRLMLCNLANTSTGGNDTNNNANTNSSMEDDDSYPLPTIYRCRAPIASLDCMEEFNGGGGGAETGVHCSNTAGTKEQLLTSCIAAQAQRLQHPSPGIRYRNLGKSGLRVSNVGLGTWTTFGVGGCGNEETAEAVVALAYDSGINVFDLSEAHSGHRAEIQFGRILLRRAWNRSSYVVTTKIYWNTKTEGRGLSRKHIIESVQASLVRLQLSYIDIVMIHKVDPMCPMEEIVRAMNYVISKGWVMYWGTSRWSPVEIMEAYTNCRQFNCVTPIVEQAEYHLFYREKPELYMPELYNKIGVGLMAWSTVTIGMVSSKPEDCGVSFLSRSSYKEYAWKDKSADEETRKYSDKLRDVCALAERLGCSFGQLAIAWSLKNESVQCLLLGASNIDQLYESLQSLQLIPKLNATVMSEIERILDNKPSRPPMVSTLALR; via the exons ATGTCACGACTAATGCTCTGTAATCTTGCGAATACGTCGACTGGAGGAAATGATACGAATAACAACGCGAATACGAACAGCAGCATGGAGGACGACGATTCTTATCCACTGCCAACGATCTATCG GTGTCGTGCACCCATAGCCAGCTTGGATTGCATGGAAGAGTTCAacggcggtggcggtggtgcGGAGACAGGCGTGCACTGCAGCAACACAGCGGGAACGAAAGAGCAGCTACTGACTAGCTGCATTGCTGCACAAGCGCAACGTCTACAGCATCCTTCGCCAGGTATTCGGTATCGCAACTTGGGGAAAAGTGGTCTACGTGTTTCCAATGTTGGATTAG GTACTTGGACCACTTTTGGTGTAGGGGGATGTGGCAACGAGGAAACCGCCGAAGCCGTTGTTGCTCTCGCATACGACAGCGGCATCAATGTGTTCGACTTGAGCGAAGCCCACAGCGGCCATCGCGCGGAAATACAATTTGGCCGGATTTTATTGCGTCGTGCTTGGAATCGCTCGAGCTACGTCGTTacgacaaaaatatattggaATACGAA GACAGAGGGACGAGGACTATCGCGTAAGCACATTATTGAATCTGTGCAAGCGTCCTTGGTTAGACTGCAGCTGTCCTACATCGATATCGTCATGATTCACAAAGTCGATCCAATGTGCCCAATGGAAG AGATAGTACGCGCCATGAATTACGTGATAAGCAAAGGTTGGGTAATGTACTGGGGTACATCACGATGGTCTCCTGTTGAGATCATGGAGGCCTATACGAATTGTCGACAGTTCAATTGCGTCACGCCGATTGTCGAGCAAGCCGAATATCATCTTTTCTATAGAGAGAAACCTGAACTATACATGCCAGAGTTGTACAATAAAATCg gTGTCGGTTTAATGGCATGGTCCACGGTCACTATCGGAATGGTCTCATCCAAGCCGGAAGATTGTGGAGTGTCCTTCCTTTCGAGGTCTTCTTACAAG GAATATGCTTGGAAGGACAAATCGGCGGATGAGGAGACACGAAAATATTCAGATAAATTACGGGACGTATGTGCTCTTGCCGAAAGGCTCGGATGTTCCTTTGGACAATTGGCCATCGCGTGGTCCCTCAAGAATGAAAGTGTTCAGTGCCTTCTCCTCGGTGCGTCCAATATAGATCAGCTGTATGAGAGTCTTCAGAGTTTACAG TTAATTCCAAAGCTAAATGCGACCGTAatgagtgagatagagaggatACTCGATAACAAACCGTCCCGGCCACCGATGGTGTCGACTCTGGCACTTAGATGA
- the LOC127064029 gene encoding voltage-gated potassium channel subunit beta-2 isoform X1, with protein MSRLMLCNLANTSTGGNDTNNNANTNSSMEDDDSYPLPTIYRCRAPIASLDCMEEFNGGGGGAETGVHCSNTAGTKEQLLTSCIAAQAQRLQHPSPGIRYRNLGKSGLRVSNVGLGTWTTFGVGGCGNEETAEAVVALAYDSGINVFDLSEAHSGHRAEIQFGRILLRRAWNRSSYVVTTKIYWNTKTEGRGLSRKHIIESVQASLVRLQLSYIDIVMIHKVDPMCPMEEIVRAMNYVISKGWVMYWGTSRWSPVEIMEAYTNCRQFNCVTPIVEQAEYHLFYREKPELYMPELYNKIGVGLMAWSTVTIGMVSSKPEDCGVSFLSRSSYKNKYSSFSWTEDETQSLYKEEYAWKDKSADEETRKYSDKLRDVCALAERLGCSFGQLAIAWSLKNESVQCLLLGASNIDQLYESLQSLQLIPKLNATVMSEIERILDNKPSRPPMVSTLALR; from the exons ATGTCACGACTAATGCTCTGTAATCTTGCGAATACGTCGACTGGAGGAAATGATACGAATAACAACGCGAATACGAACAGCAGCATGGAGGACGACGATTCTTATCCACTGCCAACGATCTATCG GTGTCGTGCACCCATAGCCAGCTTGGATTGCATGGAAGAGTTCAacggcggtggcggtggtgcGGAGACAGGCGTGCACTGCAGCAACACAGCGGGAACGAAAGAGCAGCTACTGACTAGCTGCATTGCTGCACAAGCGCAACGTCTACAGCATCCTTCGCCAGGTATTCGGTATCGCAACTTGGGGAAAAGTGGTCTACGTGTTTCCAATGTTGGATTAG GTACTTGGACCACTTTTGGTGTAGGGGGATGTGGCAACGAGGAAACCGCCGAAGCCGTTGTTGCTCTCGCATACGACAGCGGCATCAATGTGTTCGACTTGAGCGAAGCCCACAGCGGCCATCGCGCGGAAATACAATTTGGCCGGATTTTATTGCGTCGTGCTTGGAATCGCTCGAGCTACGTCGTTacgacaaaaatatattggaATACGAA GACAGAGGGACGAGGACTATCGCGTAAGCACATTATTGAATCTGTGCAAGCGTCCTTGGTTAGACTGCAGCTGTCCTACATCGATATCGTCATGATTCACAAAGTCGATCCAATGTGCCCAATGGAAG AGATAGTACGCGCCATGAATTACGTGATAAGCAAAGGTTGGGTAATGTACTGGGGTACATCACGATGGTCTCCTGTTGAGATCATGGAGGCCTATACGAATTGTCGACAGTTCAATTGCGTCACGCCGATTGTCGAGCAAGCCGAATATCATCTTTTCTATAGAGAGAAACCTGAACTATACATGCCAGAGTTGTACAATAAAATCg gTGTCGGTTTAATGGCATGGTCCACGGTCACTATCGGAATGGTCTCATCCAAGCCGGAAGATTGTGGAGTGTCCTTCCTTTCGAGGTCTTCTTACAAG AATAAATATTCTTCCTTCAGTTGGACGGAAGATGAAACGCAGTCTTTGTATAAGGAG GAATATGCTTGGAAGGACAAATCGGCGGATGAGGAGACACGAAAATATTCAGATAAATTACGGGACGTATGTGCTCTTGCCGAAAGGCTCGGATGTTCCTTTGGACAATTGGCCATCGCGTGGTCCCTCAAGAATGAAAGTGTTCAGTGCCTTCTCCTCGGTGCGTCCAATATAGATCAGCTGTATGAGAGTCTTCAGAGTTTACAG TTAATTCCAAAGCTAAATGCGACCGTAatgagtgagatagagaggatACTCGATAACAAACCGTCCCGGCCACCGATGGTGTCGACTCTGGCACTTAGATGA
- the LOC127064026 gene encoding sodium/potassium/calcium exchanger 3-like isoform X1, which produces MNNGLKFFVLSTVIFVGYLSTCLQLVQAHRNDNAELVIKEIEENQKNCMPRSINDFPKDIFTPEQREKGAALLHAFFGFYCFLLTAFVCNDYLLPALDCICSGLNISADVAGATFLATASCFPELFVSVVGTFLTESDLGVGTVVGSAVFNTFATTACGALSAIKGIQLEWQILSRDCIIYVISVGSLVLVMWDGLITWYEATIFMVLFVGYLVLLFSGEGITRWYKKIKHLCWNGTEFSEESVTSKPTTDPMVHGMYKPYVHGELIAEYRKKSITKMAEIKSTNKNFEEPLENNEELVDYVEPGRFRTMMFNCNSFKFFCHLIYFLSIFLFSDTPFVLPKGNSLMKLWFYFTWPLRISLFVTIPDTRYKRFRSWYLLTFFICTMWIVVSSYMVSWMMTVVGDTMGIPDSVMGITFLSAGGNMPELVSIVILSRQGNGDMAMSNTLGANTLDILLCLGLPWLIKTLMSGKDVEIVSGALSYSVLSIIICVICFYSVTAFYKFKLNKKVGAVCLVMYAIFLIFAISVELNVFFHVNWPMCDR; this is translated from the exons AACTGGTGATCAAGGAGATCGaggaaaatcagaaaaattgTATGCCTCGTTCGATCAATGACTTCCCAAAAGACATCTTTACGCCGGAACAACGTGAAAAGGGGGCGGCTCTGCTACACGCATTCTTCGGCTTTTATTGCTTTTTATTGACTGCTTTCGTCTGTAACGATTATCTCTTACCAGCACTCGATTGCATCTGTTCGGGATTGAATATCTCAGCTGATGTTGCTGGTGCCACATTTCTTGCTACTGCCAGCTGTTTTCCCGAATTATTCGTCAGTGTCGTTGGTACCTTCTTAACTGAATCTGACCTTGGAGTTGGTACCGTAGTTGGTAGTGCAGTATTCAATACTTTTGCTACTACAGCCTGTGGAGCACTTTCAGCAATAAAA GGTATACAGCTAGAATGGCAAATACTGTCGCGCGATTGCATAATCTACGTGATATCCGTTGGTTCGTTGGTATTGGTTATGTGGGACGGCCTGATCACCTGGTACGAAGCAACAATCTTCATGGTATTGTTCGTTGGTTATTTGGTCCTTCTGTTCAGTGGCGAAGGGATCACACGTTGGTATAAGAAGATCAAACATCTTTGTTGGAACGGTACCGAATTTTCGGAAGAAAGTG tGACTTCAAAGCCGACGACCGATCCTATGGTGCACGGTATGTACAAGCCATATGTTCACGGTGAACTAATTGCCGAATACAGGAAAAAGAGCATCACGAAGATGGCCGAAATTAAATCGACTAATAAGAATTTCGAGGAACCACTGGAGAATAACGAGGAATTGGTCGATTATGTTGAACCAGGTAGGTTTAGGACAATGATGTTTAATTGtaattctttcaaatttttttgtcatcttatctatttcctttcaatatttcttttttcagataCGCCGTTCGTTTTACCGAAAGGTAATTCACTAATGAAGTTATGGTTTTACTTTACCTGGCCTTTAAGGATCTCCCTATTTGTCACCATACCAGACACCAGATATAAAAGATTTCGTTCGTGGTAccttttaacttttttcatttgtacCATGTGGATCGTAGTATCATCTTATATGGTATCTTGGATGATGACAGTCGTCGGGGACACCATGGGAATCCCTGATTCCGTTATGGGTATAACGTTTCTATCGGCTGGTGGTAACATGCCCGAGCTTGTTTCGATCGTTATCCTTTCCAGACAAG GTAATGGTGACATGGCAATGAGCAACACGTTGGGTGCTAATACTCTTGATATTCTTCTGTGTTTGGGTCTACCATGGCTGATAAAAACTTTAATGTCGGGCAAAGACGTCGAAATCGTATCCGGTGCTCTCTCTTATAGTGTCTTATCAATAATCATTTGCGTTATATGCTTCTACTCGGTCACAgctttttacaaatttaagcTGAACAAAAAAGTTGGCGCCGTTTGTCTTGTAATGTAcgcaatatttcttatatttgcTATATCGGTTGAATTGAACGTATTCTTTCACGTTAATTGGCCGATGTGCGATCGATAG